CACGTCGAGGAGGGACGCGGCGACCAGCCCGCCCTCATCTACGACAGCCCCGTCACCGGCACGCAGCGGACCTACACCTACCGCGAGCTGACGGCGATGGTCGCGCGGTTCGCGGGGGCGCTGCGGGCGCAGGGCGTGGACCGCGGCGACCGCGTGGTCATCTACCTGCCGATGGTGCCCGAGGCGGTCGTGGCGATGCTGGCGTGCGCGCGGCTCGGCGCGGTGCACTCGGTCGTGTTCGGCGGGTTCGCGGCGCGGGAGCTGGCCGTCCGCATCGACGACGCCCGCCCCAAGGCGGTCGTGTCGGCGTCGTGCGGCATCGAGGGCGGCAGGATCGTCCCCTACAAGCCCCTGCTGGACCAGGCGCTGGAGATGGCCCGGCACAAGGTCGACCGGTGCGTCATCCGGCAGCGCGAGCAGCTGCACGCCGATCTGGTCCGCCCGCGGGACGTGGAGTGGGACGAGGCCGTCGCGTCCGCCGAGCCCGCCGAGTGCGTGCCCGTCGCCGCCACCGACCCCCTCTACATCCTGTACACGTCGGGGACGACGGGGCGCCCGAAGGGCGTCGTCCGCGACAACGGCGGGCACGCGGTCGCGCTGCGCTGGTCGATGGAGAACGTGTTCGGCGTGGGCCCCGGCGACGTGTTCTGGGCCGCGTCCGACGTCGGGTGGGTCGTCGGGCACTCCTACATCGTGTACGCGCCGCTGCTGACCGGCTGCACGACCGTCCTGTACGAGGGCAAGCCCGTCGGGACCCCGGACGCGGGCGCGTTCTGGCGGGTCGCGGCGCAGCACCGGGTCAAGGCGCTGTTCACCGCGCCGACCGCGATCCGCGCGATCAAGAAGGAGGACCCAGAGGGCGCGCTGCTCGCCGGGCACGACCTGTCGGCGCTGGACACGCTGTTCCTCGCCGGGGAGCGCCTCGACCCCGACACCTATCGGTGGGCGGCGCGCATCCTGGACCGCCCCGTCATCGACCACTGGTGGCAGACCGAGACCGGCTGGCCGATCGTGGCGAACCTGCGCGGCCTGGAGCCCATGCCCGTCAAGCCGGGGTCCCCGTCGGTGCCGGTCCCCGGGTACGACGTGCGGGTCCTCGCGCCGGACGGCTCGCCCGCGCCGCCGGGCGCCGACGGCGACATCGCGCTCCGGCTGCCGCTGCCGCCCGGGACGCTGCCGACGCTCTGGCAGGACGACGAGCGGTTCGTCGAGTCCTACCTCACCAAGTACCCCGGGCACTACCTGACCGGCGACGGCGGGCACATCGACGAGGACGGCTACGTGTGGGTGATGGGCCGCACCGACGACGTGATCAACGTCGCCGGGCACCGGCTGTCCACCGGGACGATGGAGGAGGTCATCTCCTCCCACCCGGCCGTCGCCGAATGCGCGGTCATCGGCGTCCAGGACCCCCTCAAGGGGCAGGCGCCGCGCGGGCTGGTGGTGCTCAAGAGCGG
The sequence above is drawn from the Actinomadura hallensis genome and encodes:
- a CDS encoding propionyl-CoA synthetase; protein product: MPYRDGPESKSGPERSRAWARNREDDMGAYAAAYERSIADPTRFWGLAARDVRWLVPPDRVLDDGAPPFYRWFTGGELNTCDNALDRHVEEGRGDQPALIYDSPVTGTQRTYTYRELTAMVARFAGALRAQGVDRGDRVVIYLPMVPEAVVAMLACARLGAVHSVVFGGFAARELAVRIDDARPKAVVSASCGIEGGRIVPYKPLLDQALEMARHKVDRCVIRQREQLHADLVRPRDVEWDEAVASAEPAECVPVAATDPLYILYTSGTTGRPKGVVRDNGGHAVALRWSMENVFGVGPGDVFWAASDVGWVVGHSYIVYAPLLTGCTTVLYEGKPVGTPDAGAFWRVAAQHRVKALFTAPTAIRAIKKEDPEGALLAGHDLSALDTLFLAGERLDPDTYRWAARILDRPVIDHWWQTETGWPIVANLRGLEPMPVKPGSPSVPVPGYDVRVLAPDGSPAPPGADGDIALRLPLPPGTLPTLWQDDERFVESYLTKYPGHYLTGDGGHIDEDGYVWVMGRTDDVINVAGHRLSTGTMEEVISSHPAVAECAVIGVQDPLKGQAPRGLVVLKSGVLAEPGELSSELVAMVREQVGPVAALKEITVVPALPKTRSGKILRGVMRGIADGQEVTVPSTIEDPDVLEALRPVLRREP